One Scomber scombrus chromosome 4, fScoSco1.1, whole genome shotgun sequence genomic region harbors:
- the LOC133979282 gene encoding granzyme A-like produces the protein MLFSLLWSSSLSGPVSHGAEIIGGQQVSPHSMPFMALLEGKKICGGILISTNWVLTAAHCSGIKRVSLGVHSIKSTKKEKNLRQVLEVMSSVPHPLYNKTNHINDLMLLKLSKSAKKTKTVAWLNLGKTIKDPRGGSNCRVAGWGRTKEKVKKMSDVLMAVNVTVVDRVKCNSPDYYNSRPVITKDMICAGYVGNKPADTCQGDSGGPLLCNGALVGITSFERGCGQKNFPGVYAFLSKKNLNWIKKTMKKSEI, from the exons ATGTTGTTCTCTCTTCTATGGTCCTCCTCGTTGTCCGGTCCAGTGA GTCATGGTGCTGAGATTATTGGAGGTCAACAAGTGTCTCCTCACTCGATGCCTTTCATGGCTCTGCTGGAGGGAAAGAAAATCTGTGGAGGAATATTGATCAGTACAAACTGGGTCCTGACTGCTGCCCACTGCTCTGG TATCAAGAGGGTCTCGCTGGGGGTGCACTCcataaaatccacaaaaaaggagaagaattTGAGGCAGGTCCTAGAGGTGATGAGTTCGGTTCCTCATCCTCTCTATAATAAGACTAATCACATCAATGACCTCATGTTGCTCAAG CTCAGCAAATCGgcaaagaaaaccaaaacagtagCATGGCTTAATTTGGGTAAAACCATCAAAGACCCACGAGGTGGCTCCAACTGCAGGGTGGCTGGATGGGGGAGGACAAAGGAGAAGGtcaaaaaaatgtctgatgtCCTGATGGCAGTCAATGTGACTGTGGTGGACAGAGTGAAGTGCAACTCTCCTGACTATTACAACTCAAGACCTGTCATCACTAAGGACATGATATGTGCTGGTTATGTTGGTAATAAACCTGCTGATACCTGTCAG GGTGATTCAGGTGGTCCGCTGTTGTGCAATGGAGCACTAGTCGGAATCACTTCTTTTGAAAGAGGTTGTGGCCAGAAGAATTTTCCTGGAGTTTATGCTTTCCTGTCAAAGAAAAACCTCAACTGGATCAAAAAGACAATGAAGAAGTCTGAAATATAA
- the LOC133979117 gene encoding granzyme A-like, whose translation MLCLMNLSVVLSSMVLLIVQSSHGAEIIGGQQVWPHSMPFMALLESKKPSCGGTLISPNWVLTAAHCSGIKWVLLGVHSIKSTKKERNLRQVLKVKSWFPHPCYEKTSHANDLMLLKLSKSAKKTKTVAWLNLGKTIKDPRGGSNCRVAGWGRTKEKVKKMSDVLMAVNVTVVDRVKCNSPDYYNSRPVITKDMICAGYVGNKPADTCQGDSGGPLLCNGALVGVTSFGRGCGWKKFPGVYAFLSKKQLDWIKRTMKKFEI comes from the exons ATGCTCTGCCTAATGAATCTCAGTGTTGTTCTCTCTTCTATGGTCCTCCTCATTGTCCAGTCCA GTCATGGTGCTGAGATAATTGGAGGTCAACAAGTGTGGCCTCACTCGATGCCTTTC ATGGCTCTGCTGGAGTCAAAGAAACCATCCTGTGGAGGGACGCTGATCAGTCCAAACTGGGTCCTGACTGCTGCCCACTGCTCTGG TATCAAGTGGGTCTTGCTGGGGGTGCACTCcataaaatccacaaaaaaggagaggaaTTTGAGGCAGGTCCTAAAGGTGAAGAGTTGGTTTCCTCATCCTTGCTATGAAAAGACTAGTCACGCCAATGACCTCATGTTGCTCAAG CTCAGCAAATCGgcaaagaaaaccaaaacagtagCATGGCTTAATTTGGGTAAAACCATCAAAGACCCACGAGGTGGCTCCAACTGCAGGGTGGCTGGATGGGGGAGGACAAAGGAGAAGGtcaaaaaaatgtctgatgtCCTGATGGCAGTCAATGTGACTGTGGTGGACAGAGTGAAGTGCAACTCTCCTGACTATTACAACTCAAGACCTGTCATCACTAAGGACATGATATGTGCTGGTTATGTTGGTAATAAACCTGCTGATACCTGTCAG GGTGATTCAGGTGGTCCGCTGTTGTGCAATGGAGCGCTTGTCGGAGTCACTTCTTTTGGAAGAGGTTGTGGCTGGAAGAAATTTCCTGGAGTTTATGCTTTCCTGTCAAAGAAACAACTCGACTGGATCAAAAGGACAATGAAGAAGTTTGAAATATAA